The Saprospiraceae bacterium genome contains the following window.
GCCTTGTAAAAGACAGGTAATTTGTTTTATTTATCTATCGGATCAATTACAAATCCTTGAAATGCGAGGGTTTTTAAATCAGAGATTCTGGTAACATATAAGGTATACCTCATATTATAAGAACATTCGACTCTCTGACCATCAATTAATGGTTGGTCATCTAAATTCCATCTAAATACATAGCCGGATTTTTTGCCCTTCAAATCTTCATCCAATACGATCGGGATCAATGTAATTCCACCAGCGAAACAACCATACTTTTGAATTTTAATATTAAAGTTCAAACGTTTGTCTACAGTTCTTGGGGCATCTGCTTCAAGCAAGTTTTCTTCAAAACAAGCGCTGGATTTTGGGTTTACAAATAGGGAATATCCAATTTTAATCCCTTTGGAGCAGCAATACACTTCTCCAGTAACAGCGCTACAAATTCTGTCAGCTTCCTTTTGAAGTTCGCTTAATTTAGCTGCTATTACCTCCTTGCATTCAATTTTGGAATTACAAGGAACAACTGCTTGTTTCAAATTTTCAGGGATCGCTGCGGTTACTACTCTTACAGTATCCGGAATTTGAAGTGCCTCTTTTTGACAAGAAACTGCCAATAGCAATAAGCCAATAAATGAAATCGTTTTCATGTTAATTAATTTTAGGGTGAATAATAAATTATATGAAAGGATTGCACATTTCAGAAAAGGTTATCAGTGCAATAAAAAAATTATTCTTTAGGCTCGATTTCCTGCTCTATAGACCTTAGCAATTCTTGACAGTATTGCAGAAGTCCTCTTGCCCTGCGTATTTCCTCAGGTAAGTTTTCAAGAGGAATTTTATCTTCCTTAAGTTGGGTATAGAGAGCCTGTAATTGCTCCATGGCATCGTTATAATTTAACTTTTTTGTGGCCATATATCTGTGATTCTACTTTTAAAAGTACCATTAATTAATTTAGTTTCAACCAAATCTTCGGCGTATAAGTTTTCTATAGTTTGGACTAACTTTCCATTTTTATAAACTAAACTATATCCTTTGCTTAATATTTTATCAGGATCATTTGAATCCAAACATCCCTGAATTTCAACAAGCAGCATGTGATATTTATTGAGTAGTTTGTTTTTACTCAATTCAATGTTGTGACGAAGTTCATTCCCCCTGCTTTGATGGTCAAATAAAATTCTGCGAGTCATGCTAATTAAATTGGCCTCAATGGATACTAATGATGCTTTATAACTATTCTTTTTTGCAAGAGCAAAATTGCAAATTTCCTGGTACGTTGAAATAAGACCCATTTCAAACTGTTGATTGATGTGAATAATTTCATCAGCAACGGCTGTTGGAGTTTTTAAGGCAGAATAAGCTGAAAGATCTGCTAATGATTCATCAATAAAATGACCAATACCCGTAAAAACAGGGTAGGGACAATCAGAAATAGCTTTTGAGATAAAATAATCATCAAATTCCAATAAGTCGTGCTTTGAGCCACCTCCACGAATTATTACTACGAGATCCGTTTTAAATTTATTATCCTTCTTGATTAACTCAAATGCATTGCAAATTTGATTGACTGTATGGGCCCCCTGCATGGCTGCTTCGTATTTCTTTATTTTAAAAGTAAAGCCAAAGTGATTTTGAATTAAATGATTTAAAAAGTCTTTACATCCCGCACTGTCTGAGCTTGTAATAATAGAAATATATTTAATTGCACAAGGCAATAAGCTGTTTTTGTTTTTTTGCCAAAGAAGTTCTGATTTTAACCGTTCGATTATTTTAATTTTGCCTTGTATTATTTTGCCTAATGTGTAAGTTCCATCCAGATCCTGAACAACCAGTTTTAATCCATAACGTGCGTTATAATCGATGGTAACATTTAATAATACCTGATTGCCTTCAACTAAGATTTGAAATAAATCAAACGAATTTTTATTTTGAATGGAGGCAACTGCAGTTTTCCAAATTACCGCAGAAGATTGGGCGATGATTAGATTGTTGTCATCTTTTTCAATGAGTTCAAGATAAATATGCCCTGATTTTTGCTTAACATTTAGTAATTCACAATTAATCCAAACTGGATCCTGAAAATTTACAGCAATGACTCGCCGTATATAAAGATTAAGTTTACTTAAACTAAATTGCTCCAATTATATTTTTAATACATTTTTTATTAAATCAGCTGCTTCTTGCAATAGAATGGCTGAATGAACTTCTAATCCTGAATCGTCAATAATTTTTTTTGCGATTTCAGCATTGGTTCCCTGAAGTCGAACTATAATAGGAATGTTTATGTCTTTCATGTTTTTATAAGCATCAACAATACCTTGCGCAACCCGATCGCAACGAACGATTCCTCCAAATATATTTACCAGAATGGCTTTAACCGCTGGATCTTTTAATATAATCCTGAAAGCTTGTTCGACTCGGCTTGCATCTGCAGTACCACCAACATCAAGAAAATTTGCAGGATTGCCTCCAGACAATTTAATGATATCCATCGTAGCCATGGCTAAGCCGGCTCCATTGACCATGCAACCCACATTCCCATCTAATTTAACATAATTCAGATTAAAGGCTTTTGCTTCAATTTCTGTAGGATCTTCTTCAGATTCATCTCTCATGGCTTCTATATCGGTATGCCGATACAGTGCGTTGTCATCCATGACCAATTTGCAATCTACGGCAACAATTTCATCATGTCCGTTTTTGAGTGTAGGGTTTATTTCAATTAAACTGCAATCTAAATTCACAAAGGCTTGGTAAAGTGATTTTGTAAAACCTAACATCTCTTTAAATGCTTTGCCACTTAAGCCAAGATTAAAAGCTATTTTTCGACATTGAAATTCTTGTAAACCCAAACAAGCATCAACAAACTCTTTAAATACAAGTTCTGGAGTTTCCTCTGCAACTTTTTCAATATCCATACCTCCCATTGGAGAATAAATAATTACATTTTGTTGCGAATTACGATCTGTAAGAACGGAAAAATAATATTCTTTACATTGATCAAATTTAGGACTTTGATTTAGCTAATTTAACTCCTCCGCCTTTGCCACGTCCCCCTGCATGGATTTGCGCTTTAACTACAGCAAAATTTGCATTGCTTTCTAAAACAATTTTGTTATAATTTTCTAAAGCTTCTTCAGGGCTTGATGCGACATATCCTTTTTGTGTTCGAATACTAAAGCGATTCAATAATTCTTTTCCCTGATATTCGTGTAAATTCATTTATTTGGTTTTAATAACAAGTTTTGAAGGCTTAATTGCTGAAACATTTTTAGTTGAAAGGATGTAGATGCCATCTGGTATATCCTTTATAGAAAACAATAGATGATCGTTAAATTCCCTTTTGTCATTCAATTCAATTTGATGACCAAAAATTGAGCTGAGCCTAAATGATTCAGACATAAATTGCTTGCCATCTTTTAGTATAAAGCTTTGTGTGCCTGATACCGGATTGGGTATTAGGATTGATTTGTTATTGTTGTACAACTTATTTTCAGTCGAAACCAGTTGATCCGTTCTGAATAATCCAACTTCTGAACTGGTTCCACAAAAATCAAAATCAGAAAAAGCTCTGATTTTCCACCAATAGTTTTTATTGGATATTAATGAATCCAACTCAACATATGGGGTAGTAACCATGAGATTTTTCACAATCACCGTAAAATTTTCAGTTCTTGATATTTGAATGCTGTAATATGTAGCATTTGGAACAGCTTGCCATGATAAGAGTATTTTAGAAGATGGAATCACAACACTGTCAATTGGAAAATTCAAGGCAATTGGATTTTGATCCAGTGTTTTTGGATTGACATTCGCACGTTTGAGATTTGCTCTTGGACCATTGTAATAATTCAACATGGCTTTCATTTGATCTCCTGAAAAACGTTTCATGCAGTCATCATTGGAATAAGACATAAACAAGGTTCCATCAACACGAAATGTAGAATCTTTCGTGTCCCGTAAAATTGAACCACTAAATCCATCACCCGAACAAGTCCATCGGTTGCTAATATAATCAGGATCGGTATCACAAAAGTTATCTGCTTGAAACTTGCAATTTTTACGTTCTACGTTCTCAATGGAGGTAAATACCTGACTTTGATAATCTTCTGTAAGCTTTCCATTTGAGTATCTAATTCCTTCCCAGCCGTAAAATGTATGGGGTAATGAAAAGTAATGTCCAAGTTCATGTGCCCAGGTATGGCTGTTTTTACCGACACAGTTTTTACTTAATGCAACCGCATCTCCTTTGTATGTATAATAACCACAATTTCCTGCTGGATTTGCGACTAAATAACAGTTCACAACATTTGGATAATTATTTTTCAACATCATCTCTTCGCCTTTTTCATATTCGGCATGGTCATTCCAGGAAGTATTGCGAATGTAGTTGATATCATTTTCAAGGTAAAATTGAATTCCGCTGGGTAGAAAATCCTGATTTAATGTGCACAGTGCATCGAATATGATTAAATTAGAAAAAAATCCAACAGCATTATCATTGGCTACGTTGTGAATCTGCAAGGGTATATAAATAAGTCCATGGTCTGTTTTTTCAAAATGTGGCAAATTTTCACGAAGCGTCATTAATTGCGCCTGATCTTTTATCCCGGTTCCACAAAAAGAAGATTGTGCATTTGTACTCACATTTAATAAGCAAAATGCAAGAAGTATATAAAACCTCATGTATGTAACGATTAGAATGTTAGGAATTTTCCTGAATTAAATTTTCCAGAATGATCAGAAATTCTATAAAAATAAATGCCAGCTTGTAAATTATCTAATTCAAAATAATTTGAACCGGATTGAACTTTATAGTTTTTAGTAATAATACCTTGTCCATCGGTTGCAAATAACTGCATTTGAAGTGATTGTTCAGTTTCTGAATGAATGATTAATGAAATTTTACTTTCTCCATATTGTCTGAAATAAACAGTTAATCCAGAAAGTTCAATATTTTCATTTGCTACAGTCCAGGATGGAGTTCTGAAATTAGTAATTTTAGAAACAACACAAAAACTGTTTGTATTATAGGGTGTTACACGCCAATAGTGATTTGCATTCTTTTTGAGATTATACAAAACCGTATCAGAATGAGACAATAAAAATAATTTATTATTGATATTAAATCCAATGTTTTCAGCAACTTCAAATATATATTTATCTGCATTGGGAACATCATCCCAATCAAATCGAACGGTATCATAACCCAAAGGCGGAATGCTTCCGGTTGGTGTTAAATAATTGACGGCATCTGTAATGTCAGGCTTTGGCGTATATACTGGGTTTCTTAGGTAGTTTCTACCGGAAGATAAATAATCTTTTAAAATGGCATCCTTTTGTTCCTGTGAAAACTCTTTTATACAATCTAAAAAATAACTCATTAAATTAGTTTCATTCGGATCTAATTTAGCATTGTCAGGGTCTTTGGCACATCCCGAATAAACGCAACCCGGTCCTTGAAATCCAAAACCGAGATTGTAATCTGCAGGAGTATCACAAAATCCATCAGCTGATTGATTGCAGTGTAATTTTCCATTGGTACCCTGTTTTGTTCGATCCACATATTCTGTTTTAACTTCATTTCCTCGATAGAAAATTGAAACAGGGGGAGGCGTTGTGCAATTGTTTGATACGGTAAGGTATACCGTTTCTTCCCAACCAATGAATGTGTGAGGCAATGAAAGGAAATGGCCAATTTCATGGGCAAGTGTGGTGCCATTAGGGCCAACATGTAATTTTCCACTGACGATATAGTCTCCATCTCCTGTATAAAAGGCCAAAACACCCGTTTCACTGGCATTTGCAACATTTCCAACAAAATATTAATGGCATTTTTATTGGCTTGCATGAATTGATTTATATAAGCCCTTCCAAGAGTACTGCTAGGATCATCATAAATAAATGTATTATTAATCGAATTGGCTGCTTTAAGGTAAAAGACAATATTTAATGATTCATAAATTCTATTGAGTGCGCACAGGTTTTCAACAACATTTTTAATTGTAATTCGCCCGCTACCATCTGCTTTGGCAACCATCCAATAGGTTACTGGGATATAAAATGGTGCACCGCCCCTTTGAATAATTTGATTTTTAAATGTTTCCCGATTTGAAAACATCCGTTCCCGGATTGTTAAATTTTCATGTAATCCAGTTCCACATTTTCCCAATTCCTGGGCGAAATCACTGATTGGAATCAAAAGTCCTATCAAAAAGACAAATAAAACTCTATTCATTATAAAAATTTAAAATATGTGCATTTAAGGGCACAAAATTAATACTTAGTTAATAGTTTTGCCCTATTATTTAATAACGAATCAAAATGAATAAAGTTACCGTTATCGGAGCCGGAAATGTCGGTGCGACTGTGGCCAATGTTTTGGCGCATAAGGATTTTATCCGTGAAATTGTCTTGGTGGACATAAAAGCTGAAATGGCGATTGGAAAAGCCCTGGATACTTGGCAGCAGGCCCCTGTTGATTATTATTCAAGTAGATTAATCGGAA
Protein-coding sequences here:
- the xseB gene encoding exodeoxyribonuclease VII small subunit codes for the protein MATKKLNYNDAMEQLQALYTQLKEDKIPLENLPEEIRRARGLLQYCQELLRSIEQEIEPKE
- a CDS encoding T9SS type A sorting domain-containing protein; this encodes MDRTKQGTNGKLHCNQSADGFCDTPADYNLGFGFQGPGCVYSGCAKDPDNAKLDPNETNLMSYFLDCIKEFSQEQKDAILKDYLSSGRNYLRNPVYTPKPDITDAVNYLTPTGSIPPLGYDTVRFDWDDVPNADKYIFEVAENIGFNINNKLFLLSHSDTVLYNLKKNANHYWRVTPYNTNSFCVVSKITNFRTPSWTVANENIELSGLTVYFRQYGESKISLIIHSETEQSLQMQLFATDGQGIITKNYKVQSGSNYFELDNLQAGIYFYRISDHSGKFNSGKFLTF
- the xseA gene encoding exodeoxyribonuclease VII large subunit, with product MEQFSLSKLNLYIRRVIAVNFQDPVWINCELLNVKQKSGHIYLELIEKDDNNLIIAQSSAVIWKTAVASIQNKNSFDLFQILVEGNQVLLNVTIDYNARYGLKLVVQDLDGTYTLGKIIQGKIKIIERLKSELLWQKNKNSLLPCAIKYISIITSSDSAGCKDFLNHLIQNHFGFTFKIKKYEAAMQGAHTVNQICNAFELIKKDNKFKTDLVVIIRGGGSKHDLLEFDDYFISKAISDCPYPVFTGIGHFIDESLADLSAYSALKTPTAVADEIIHINQQFEMGLISTYQEICNFALAKKNSYKASLVSIEANLISMTRRILFDHQSRGNELRHNIELSKNKLLNKYHMLLVEIQGCLDSNDPDKILSKGYSLVYKNGKLVQTIENLYAEDLVETKLINGTFKSRITDIWPQKS